In Longimicrobiaceae bacterium, the DNA window ACGGCTTCCCAGCCGAGCGGCAGATCCTTGTGGGCCGGCCAGATCGAGTACTGCTCCTCGTGGTTGACGACCACCTTGTAGATCGTGGTGTCTTCCTTCTCGTCCCTGCTGCTCATCGTACCCCCAGGGTGGTGTGGTGGATCGGACGCGAACGCGCCGTGACGGAGATGCCTTCCCGCTCCGTCCCGGATCCCTGCGCGCCCACGGCAGGCGGAGGACCGGGAGCTCCCAAAGTTGCTCCCGCGAGAGTCCGACCGGCACCTCGGCCTCGTCAAGACTCTTGTTCGGGCGGGGGCGACGCATTAATACTGCAGGCCGTGACCACGTAGAGCGGCTGCTCCGGCGCACCCTGCCTGAACCGCGCGTCCGGAAGGCCCGAAACGGCGCAACCCGGCGCGGCGAGCGAAACAACATAGGCAATTCCCCGCCTGCGCGCAACGGGTGTCGCAAAAGATCCCGCCGACCGGCCGTGGGGGGGCGCTCCGGGATCCAGCATCCGGGCACGCTGCCCACGCTCTCGCGAAGTGCGGCACGCGGAACGGGCATCGAGCCGGGGCGGCTCGGGTCGCGGACAGCCCCGGAGCATGGGCGGACCCTCGATCATCCAACGAGATTCCTGCTCTTCCACCGGCTCCGCGCACACACCCTCCACCCGGGCGTCCACTCTGGCCCACGGCTTGCTGTACACTTCGTCAACAGCCGGCGCGTCAGGCATTTGCGGACAGCCGGACACCGGCTTCCGTAGCTCAACAGTGAACAAAGCATCACCTCCGGTGGTATCAGGCACGAGATGAGAGCACAAAAATCGTGCTCAGGTCATGGCGTCCACAAGTCGAGGCTATTACTATATCCGTACGTCTAAGTACGGAGATAGCCTGCAACCTTCCCCCCGACTCCGCGATTTCGCCTTCGAAATCACCCTAGGAGCCCAGATGAAGACTACCAAACCGAAGAGTGGTTCCCGCCGCGCCCCCCGTCCGGTACGGGTTCCGCCTCCGCTCACGCGTGGCGACGAAAAGTTCGAAGGCTCCAGCGTCCTTTCCGAGTTCGAGGGGGAGTTCGGGATCCTCCTCTGGCAGTCGCTCCGCAACGTGCTCCTCTGGGCCGCAACGGATCCTGCCCGCCGGAAGGGCCTGTTCTCGGCCGGGGCGGAGGAGCGGCGCCGCGTGAAGCTCCTCTCCGCC includes these proteins:
- a CDS encoding MbtH family NRPS accessory protein, translated to MSSRDEKEDTTIYKVVVNHEEQYSIWPAHKDLPLGWEAVGKEGLKDDCLAYIKEVWTDMRPKSLREKMQAAGQG